From the Aquitalea magnusonii genome, one window contains:
- a CDS encoding thiazole synthase yields the protein MQDQLVIAGKAYNSRLLVGTGKYRDFEQTAQALDASGCDIVTVAIRRVNLGQHAGEPNLLDFLPQNRYTLLPNTAGCYSAEDAIRTLRLARELLDDHRLVKLEVLGDSGNLFPNVKETLKAAEVLVAEGFDVMVYTSDDPIIARELEQIGCCAIMPLASLIGSGMGILNPWNLKLIIEQSSVPVLVDAGVGTASDAAIAMELGCDGVLMNTAIAAAGNPVLMAHAMKLAVEAGRAAYCAERMPKRFYSAVPSSPSEGVISSRKP from the coding sequence GTGCAGGATCAACTGGTCATCGCAGGTAAGGCATACAATTCCCGTTTGCTGGTGGGAACCGGCAAATATCGTGATTTTGAACAGACAGCCCAGGCGCTGGATGCCTCTGGTTGCGATATCGTCACGGTGGCCATTCGTCGCGTCAATCTGGGTCAGCATGCCGGAGAGCCCAATCTGCTCGATTTTTTGCCGCAGAACCGCTACACTCTGCTCCCCAATACGGCGGGCTGTTATTCCGCCGAGGATGCCATCCGTACCTTGCGCCTGGCGCGCGAGCTGCTGGATGACCACCGTCTGGTCAAGCTGGAAGTGCTGGGTGACTCCGGCAATCTGTTCCCCAACGTCAAGGAAACGCTGAAAGCAGCCGAAGTACTGGTGGCCGAGGGCTTTGATGTGATGGTGTATACCTCCGACGATCCTATCATCGCCCGTGAGCTGGAACAGATAGGCTGCTGCGCCATCATGCCGCTGGCCAGCCTGATTGGCTCCGGCATGGGCATCCTCAATCCGTGGAACCTGAAACTGATCATCGAGCAATCCAGTGTGCCGGTGCTGGTGGATGCCGGGGTGGGTACCGCCTCCGATGCGGCCATCGCCATGGAACTGGGTTGTGATGGCGTGCTGATGAATACCGCAATTGCTGCAGCCGGCAATCCGGTATTGATGGCACATGCCATGAAACTGGCTGTCGAGGCTGGCCGTGCTGCCTACTGTGCAGAACGGATGCCGAAACGTTTTTATAGCGCTGTACCAAGTTCTCCTAGTGAGGGGGTGATTTCTTCTCGCAAGCCGTGA
- the rpsU gene encoding 30S ribosomal protein S21, producing the protein MPNIRVKENEPFEVAMRRFKRAVEKTGLLTELRAREFYEKPTTERKRKHAAAVKRHYKRIRSQMLPPKLF; encoded by the coding sequence ATGCCGAATATTCGCGTTAAAGAAAACGAGCCGTTCGAAGTCGCCATGCGTCGCTTCAAGCGCGCTGTAGAAAAAACCGGTCTGCTGACCGAACTGCGCGCTCGTGAGTTCTACGAAAAGCCGACCACCGAACGCAAGCGCAAGCACGCTGCTGCCGTTAAGCGCCACTACAAGCGCATCCGCAGCCAGATGCTGCCGCCGAAACTCTTCTAA
- a CDS encoding GatB/YqeY domain-containing protein: protein MSLKARISDDMKSAMKAKETERLAAIRLLMAAIKQKEVDERIELDDAAIVVVIDKMLKQRRDSISQYEAAQRQDLADKEKAEMTVLMAYMPQQLSEAEIDELVAKAVVDSGAASMQDMGKVMGLLRPQLAGRADMALVSARIKARLAA from the coding sequence ATGAGCCTCAAAGCCCGTATCAGCGATGACATGAAGTCCGCCATGAAGGCGAAGGAAACCGAGCGTCTGGCCGCCATTCGTCTGTTGATGGCTGCCATCAAGCAAAAGGAAGTGGACGAACGCATCGAACTGGATGATGCCGCAATCGTGGTGGTGATCGACAAGATGCTCAAGCAGCGTCGTGACTCCATCTCCCAGTACGAAGCAGCCCAGCGTCAGGATCTCGCCGACAAGGAAAAGGCCGAAATGACGGTGCTGATGGCTTATATGCCGCAGCAACTGTCTGAAGCCGAAATCGACGAGCTGGTGGCCAAGGCCGTGGTCGACAGCGGTGCTGCCTCCATGCAGGACATGGGCAAGGTTATGGGCCTGCTACGCCCGCAGTTGGCGGGACGTGCCGACATGGCACTGGTTTCGGCTCGCATCAAGGCCAGGCTTGCTGCCTGA
- the dnaG gene encoding DNA primase: protein MIPQDFVDQLLSRVDLVDVVDRYVPLKKAGQNYLACCPFHKEKSPSFTVSPSKQFYHCFGCGAHGSAIGFVMEYQGLGFVDAVKMLADSVGMPVPEVRSVNPEATRAARERQLSLEEVMQLAAGYFKQQLKSAPVAISYLKGRGVSGEVAARFGLGYAPGEWQNLQAIFPQYQDDKLVDAGLVIFNEESGKRYDRFRERVMFPIRNQRGAIIGFGGRVLGKGEPKYLNSPETVLFEKGRELYGLYEARQAIREKNRVLVVEGYMDVVALAQYGIGYAVATLGTATTGEHVRKLMRHADQVYFCFDGDKAGQKAAWRALENSLPQLQDGKALNFLFLPQEHDPDSYVREFGTEAFEQQLEQHSLPLSVYFTRELTGRVDMNTPEGRADLIKQASPLLAQIAAPALGFMIRKRLAELAGMDVDDFDMLTTGKKAPERKGKREYRLPEESYRQINTPIVHKQIKWLLMNPAWASDVSLPDSLPLSDELACFAMLAESVQEHEQPPNTAQLIEGLRGTPYEGLIDSVLHQAMQDPDEFADPGEDDRIQFQHGNARLLKMLREAQVERLKLKDRNEGLSPEEKALFRELLRDLLGSPM, encoded by the coding sequence TTGATTCCACAGGACTTTGTTGATCAGTTGCTGTCCCGTGTCGATCTTGTCGACGTGGTGGATCGCTATGTCCCGCTGAAAAAGGCAGGCCAGAACTATCTGGCCTGTTGTCCCTTCCACAAGGAAAAATCCCCCTCCTTCACGGTTAGCCCCAGCAAACAGTTTTATCACTGCTTTGGTTGTGGTGCGCATGGCTCGGCCATCGGCTTCGTCATGGAATACCAGGGCTTGGGCTTTGTCGATGCGGTAAAGATGCTGGCTGACAGCGTTGGCATGCCGGTACCGGAGGTGCGCAGTGTCAATCCGGAAGCCACGCGCGCCGCGCGTGAGCGGCAGTTGTCGCTGGAAGAAGTCATGCAATTGGCTGCCGGGTATTTCAAGCAGCAGTTGAAGTCAGCGCCGGTCGCCATCAGCTACCTGAAAGGGCGTGGTGTCAGTGGCGAAGTGGCTGCGCGCTTTGGCCTCGGCTATGCCCCTGGTGAGTGGCAGAATCTGCAGGCCATCTTTCCGCAGTATCAGGATGACAAGCTGGTGGATGCCGGTCTGGTCATTTTCAATGAGGAAAGCGGCAAGCGTTACGACCGGTTCCGTGAGCGGGTGATGTTTCCCATCCGTAATCAGCGCGGAGCCATCATCGGTTTTGGTGGGCGCGTGCTGGGCAAGGGGGAGCCGAAGTATCTGAACTCGCCGGAAACGGTGCTGTTCGAAAAAGGCCGCGAACTGTACGGCTTGTACGAAGCCCGCCAGGCGATTCGAGAAAAGAATCGCGTGCTGGTGGTTGAAGGTTATATGGATGTGGTGGCATTGGCGCAGTATGGCATCGGCTATGCGGTAGCCACGCTGGGGACGGCCACCACTGGCGAGCATGTGCGCAAGCTGATGCGTCATGCCGATCAGGTGTATTTCTGCTTTGATGGCGATAAGGCTGGCCAGAAGGCCGCCTGGCGTGCGTTGGAAAACAGCCTGCCGCAATTGCAGGACGGCAAGGCGCTGAATTTTCTGTTTTTGCCGCAGGAGCACGACCCGGACAGCTATGTACGGGAATTCGGTACCGAAGCATTTGAGCAGCAGTTGGAACAGCACAGCCTGCCGCTGTCGGTTTACTTTACCCGCGAGCTGACAGGCCGCGTGGACATGAATACGCCGGAAGGGCGGGCCGACCTGATCAAACAGGCCAGCCCGCTTCTGGCACAAATTGCAGCACCGGCGCTTGGCTTCATGATCAGAAAGCGGCTGGCAGAACTTGCCGGCATGGACGTCGACGATTTCGACATGCTGACCACAGGCAAGAAGGCACCGGAGCGCAAGGGCAAGCGGGAATACCGCTTGCCGGAGGAATCATATCGCCAGATCAACACGCCCATTGTTCACAAGCAGATCAAATGGCTGCTGATGAACCCGGCGTGGGCCAGCGATGTGAGCCTGCCGGACAGCCTGCCGCTGTCCGACGAACTGGCCTGCTTTGCGATGTTGGCCGAAAGTGTGCAGGAACACGAACAGCCGCCCAATACGGCGCAATTGATAGAGGGCTTGCGTGGCACCCCCTACGAAGGGCTGATCGACAGTGTGCTGCACCAGGCCATGCAGGATCCGGACGAGTTTGCCGACCCCGGTGAGGATGACCGCATCCAGTTTCAGCATGGCAACGCCAGATTGCTGAAAATGTTGCGTGAAGCCCAGGTGGAAAGGCTAAAACTGAAGGACCGTAACGAAGGTCTAAGTCCGGAAGAAAAAGCATTATTCAGGGAACTGCTCCGAGACCTGCTCGGCTCGCCTATGTGA